The sequence CCTCCTGGAGTCGGAGCCGCTTCTGGTACTGCAACGGGCTCATGGCGGTCACGGCCTTGAAGTGGTGGTGCAGTGAGGAGGTACTCATGTGCACCTCGCGCGCGACGTCTTCGATTCGCAAGGGCTCCGCGAAGTGCTCCTTGAGCCAGCCGATGGCGCGGGCGATGCGCTGTGCCTGACTGTTGGCCGAGGCAATCTGCTTCAGCCGCCAGCCCTGCTCGCTCTTGAGAAGGCGGTAGACGATTTCGCGCGTGGCCAGCGTGGCCAGCGCGGGGATGTCCTCGGGCGCATCCAGCAGACTCACGAGGCGGAGCACCGCGTCCAGCAGCGACGCGGACGTGTCCCCGATGAACAGGCCTCGGGAGGGATTGCGCCGGGGCTCCTCGGGCAGCTTCGCGTGCAGCATCAGGTCGGCGATTTCGACGGGGTCCAGGTCCAGGCGGAAGCAGAGGTAGGGCGCCGCGGGCGTGGCGTGCGTCACCTGTCCCGTGACGGGCAGGTCCACGGACGCCACGAGGTGCTGCGGTGGCGCATACCGGTAGACCTCGTCGCCCAGAATCACCTTCTTGGCCCCCTGCGCGACGACGCACAGCGCGGGCTGGTGCAAAGCAACCAGCGGCTCCCCGGGGCGCGAGGTCCGGATGAGCGCGACGCGGGGAATCGCAGTCTCGTGGATGCCGTCGCCCGGGGTGAGCCGCGCCATCGCTGACGCCAGCTCGCCCAGTCGCTCGGGGACTTCCAGGTGCTGTCTGGCTCTCACGCTCGTTCCCATGGAGTATCAGACTACTGCCTCCCCATGGGCGATGTCCGGGTTCTGCACGGCCTTGCAGGAATAGGCTAGAGCCCGCCAGGAATGGTCTACCGGGGGAGGCACCCCAATCTCTACATCTGCTCCCGTCACGGGGCGCTCACGCCCCGCTGCACTCGAGACGGGAGCACGCATGTCTGGCATTGAGGGAAAGGTCATCGCCATCACCGGGGCGAGCAGTGGAATCGGGGAGTCGGCGGCTCGGCTGCTGGCCCGGCGTGGAGCGCGCGTGGTGCTGGGCGCCCGGCGCACGGACCGGCTGGAGGCACTCGCGCGGGCCATCAACGCGGAAGGAGGCTCGGCCCGCTTCAGGAAGCTGGACGTGACGAGCCTGGAGGACATGGAGGCGTTCATCGGCTACGCACGCACGGAGTTCGGCCGCGTGGACGTCATCATCAACAACGCTGGCGTCATGCCGCTGTCGAAGCTGGAGGTGCGCAAGGTCGACGAGTGGAACCGGATGATTGATGTGAATATCCGCGGCGTCCTGCACGGCATCGCGGCGGGCCTGCCGGTGATGAAGCAGCAGGGGCGCGGGCAGTTCATCAACCTCTCGTCGATTGGCGGCCACGCAGTGTCGCCGACGGCGGCCGTGTACTGCGCCACCAAGTTCGCCGTCATGGCCATCTCCGAGGGGCTTCGCCAGGAGGTGGGCGGCGACATCCGGGTGACGGTGATTTCGCCGGGCGTCACCGAGTCGGAGCTCGCTGAGAGCATCACCGACCCGCTGGCGGCGCAGGGGATGAAGGACTTCCGGCGGATCTCGATTCCCGCCGACGCCATCGCCCGGTCCATCGCCTACGCCGTCGAGCAGCCCGACGACGTGGACGTGAGCGAAATCATCGTCCGGCCGACGGCCAGTCCCTACTGAGGGGGGAGGCGGCGCGGGCCTCAGAAGCTCCCACTCAGCGCGAGCATCGCGCCGCCGCGCGCCGGCACCACGGACACGCGCGGCAGGCGCCGCAGGTCGGCGTCGGTGTTCCACAACCGCACGAGGTGCTCGGTGGCGCCCTCCGTGTAACTGGAGCGCAGCAGGTACGCGGTGCCGCCCGCCGCGGCGAACAGCGCCGACAGCTCTCCGTTCAGCACCTCCTCGCGGTCGCCGCCTCGGCTTCGCTGCCGCTCGGCGAGGAACAGCGTCACCGCGCCCGAGCCCAGGTAGAGCAACCCCAGCGTCTTCAACTGGCGGCGAATCCTCCGCTCCTGCGCGAGGAAGCGGTTGAGCCGGTAGTCCACGCGGGCGATGGTGCGGCCCGGGTCCGCAGCCGGGTTCGCCTCCGAGGCGTTGAACTCCGCGAGAAGGACCTCCGGGTCCTCCTTGCGGAGCTGCTGCGCGAAGTCCGCGCCGCTGAAGAACAGGCCCAGGCCCAGGGTGCCGTAGCCCTGGATTCGCGAGGCGCTGCCTCCATTCGCCAACAGGAGCACGCTGGAGCCCAGTGACGTCGCCAAGCTTGCGCCGAAGAGGATGTTCTGCGTCCGGCGCCGGTCCCTCTCCACGGCGGTGAAGGTCTCCACCATCTGCCGCATCCGCTCCCAGTCCGCCAGGGAGACGCCATACACGGGCGGTGGCTCCAGGCGCCGGGCCTGTTCGAACGCGGCCATCGAGTGAGGGCCGAAGGGCGTCGCGAAGAGCTGCCGGAGCTGGTCCTGCACGCCGCGCGCGGCCGGAGGCGTGGGCGCCGGAGTGAAGCCGGCCAGCTCCACCGACGTGTCGGGCGCGGCGTCCTCGAGCACCCACGCCGACGCGGCGCCGGGAGCGTCCGGCCTCTCCACCTCCATGCCTCGCGCCACGCTTGGGGGCAGCCGCAGCGCCAGCGGGACACCCGCTTCCTTGTTCACGTCCGCCCAGCGCAGGCCCCGCGCGTCGCGAAGCGTGAGGCGCACCTGGGGTGACGCATCCACCTTCAGCGTCACCGCGGAGCGGATGGCTCGCAGGTCCACCAGCGTCGCCTGCGCGCTGCGCCCCGGACCGAGCGCGAAGAGGCGTGGCCGGAACAGCGGGTTGGGAATCTCCTGCGCGGCGATGCTCGCGAAGGCCTCCAGCTCCGCGTAGGTGATGCGCCCGTCGCCGTCCGCGTCCGCCGCGCCCATCAGCCCCGCGCGCACCACGTGGCTGAAGACGCCGGACTGGAGCTCGGACCACTCGTACACCTCGGCCTCGGCGCTGGTGGACAGCAGCACGCCCACCGAGGGGAGCCGCTCCGCCAGTTGCTGCGTCATGTCCGTCGGCGTGGCGTAGCGCCGCCCGCCGGCCTTGCGTGGGCTCACCACGAAGAATGAGTTGCAGCTGTCGAGGATGACGTGCGCGCGCGTGGCATCCA comes from Pyxidicoccus parkwaysis and encodes:
- a CDS encoding SDR family oxidoreductase, whose product is MSGIEGKVIAITGASSGIGESAARLLARRGARVVLGARRTDRLEALARAINAEGGSARFRKLDVTSLEDMEAFIGYARTEFGRVDVIINNAGVMPLSKLEVRKVDEWNRMIDVNIRGVLHGIAAGLPVMKQQGRGQFINLSSIGGHAVSPTAAVYCATKFAVMAISEGLRQEVGGDIRVTVISPGVTESELAESITDPLAAQGMKDFRRISIPADAIARSIAYAVEQPDDVDVSEIIVRPTASPY
- a CDS encoding AraC family transcriptional regulator yields the protein MRARQHLEVPERLGELASAMARLTPGDGIHETAIPRVALIRTSRPGEPLVALHQPALCVVAQGAKKVILGDEVYRYAPPQHLVASVDLPVTGQVTHATPAAPYLCFRLDLDPVEIADLMLHAKLPEEPRRNPSRGLFIGDTSASLLDAVLRLVSLLDAPEDIPALATLATREIVYRLLKSEQGWRLKQIASANSQAQRIARAIGWLKEHFAEPLRIEDVAREVHMSTSSLHHHFKAVTAMSPLQYQKRLRLQEARRLLLSGDVDVATAGFRVGYESPSQFGREYSRLFGAPPGRDQRRLRQLGESLAVT